The Petropleomorpha daqingensis genome includes a window with the following:
- a CDS encoding FAD-dependent oxidoreductase has product MTMLEERPGTVHGGAVRTLLRMRVREGCEDRFEDAWREAAAQIAAVPGNLKQELLRDGDDPRTFLIAADWADRAAVDAFGRSSAREMLTEALRDLREDADRSTFDLLYGVTGGEQASHVRIDIATRVGEGEGEAFERAYAVVTDRLRGTPGLIREELLHEAGTDLYHIFAEWETEQDFRNWVDDPSHADQTGPIIRWLSVFFDRKVFEIRFRPPEAGVARVNAEPAAVPAAPAAPAVVEPEPVRVPEPRPQPVVQAPPTPSPNGVVRTAKASEVLVVGAGPTGLTAAIELARRGIAVRVIDKRPEPSTQADKAIGIHCRTMEIWEDMGIVTEAMDAGTWLHGQTVFVNGTQTHQVDWSGLDELPYAHLGLPQYETERLLGAHLASLGIEVERGVELRGFQQDDDGVTAQLEYPGGTAGTARAQYLVGADGASSAVRAGLGLTFEGGLSMFPQLFMLGDVDVDWDMPPGHLLRWVRIEEGGDFTGMLVCVPLKGRNRYRIATLAPERLQKTIGSGVVPPGFWKEYDPPGLEDLQAVIDDLGPAGTTASNLRWASIFRIKHGIVDRYRVGRVFVAGDAAHLHPPAGGQGMNTGIQDAWNLSWKLALAVRGAASPSLLDSYEAERRPAGKAIVDRAVAIAFTDEMDMEDEKAQFLLEMQMTMNYAGSPLVGEVTGLDGFSGGPAPGYRAPDVLGLRRFGVQHDVRLFDLTHGTHTTLLLTADATTPKSQIMEMEALASSIREATGGQVHPYLIACAAAKVPPLVDLPVLRDCHGAFAAAYGLGGETGSAAYVVRPDGHVGFRTRPVTESALRAHLAGVFAS; this is encoded by the coding sequence ATGACCATGCTCGAGGAGCGGCCCGGAACCGTGCACGGCGGGGCGGTCCGCACGTTGCTGCGGATGCGCGTGCGGGAGGGCTGCGAGGACCGGTTCGAGGACGCCTGGCGGGAGGCGGCCGCGCAGATCGCCGCCGTCCCCGGCAACCTCAAGCAGGAACTGCTGCGCGACGGCGACGACCCGCGGACCTTCCTCATCGCCGCCGACTGGGCCGACCGCGCCGCGGTCGACGCGTTCGGCCGGTCCAGCGCGCGGGAGATGCTGACCGAGGCGCTGCGCGACCTGCGGGAGGACGCCGACCGCAGCACGTTCGACCTGCTCTACGGGGTGACGGGCGGCGAGCAGGCCTCGCACGTGCGCATCGACATCGCCACGCGCGTCGGCGAGGGTGAGGGCGAGGCGTTCGAGCGCGCCTACGCGGTGGTGACCGACCGGCTGCGGGGGACGCCCGGGCTGATCCGCGAGGAACTGCTGCACGAGGCGGGCACGGACCTCTACCACATCTTCGCCGAGTGGGAGACCGAGCAGGACTTCCGCAACTGGGTGGACGACCCGTCGCACGCCGACCAGACGGGCCCGATCATCCGCTGGCTGTCGGTGTTCTTCGACCGCAAGGTCTTCGAGATCCGGTTCCGGCCGCCGGAGGCCGGGGTGGCCCGGGTGAACGCGGAACCGGCCGCCGTCCCCGCTGCCCCCGCTGCCCCCGCCGTCGTGGAGCCCGAGCCGGTGCGGGTGCCCGAGCCGCGACCGCAGCCGGTCGTCCAGGCGCCCCCCACGCCGTCGCCGAACGGCGTGGTGCGGACGGCGAAGGCGAGCGAGGTGCTGGTCGTCGGCGCCGGCCCGACCGGGCTGACCGCGGCGATCGAGCTGGCCCGCCGCGGGATCGCGGTGCGGGTGATCGACAAGCGCCCGGAGCCGTCGACCCAGGCGGACAAGGCGATCGGCATCCACTGCCGGACGATGGAGATCTGGGAGGACATGGGCATCGTCACCGAGGCGATGGACGCCGGGACGTGGTTGCACGGCCAGACCGTGTTCGTCAACGGCACGCAGACCCACCAGGTGGACTGGTCCGGCCTGGACGAGCTGCCCTACGCCCACCTGGGGCTGCCGCAGTACGAGACCGAGCGGCTGCTGGGTGCGCACCTGGCCTCGCTGGGGATCGAGGTCGAGCGCGGCGTGGAGCTGCGCGGGTTCCAGCAGGACGACGACGGGGTGACCGCGCAGCTCGAGTACCCCGGCGGCACCGCGGGGACGGCGCGGGCGCAGTACCTCGTCGGGGCGGACGGTGCCTCGAGCGCGGTGCGGGCCGGCCTCGGCCTGACGTTCGAGGGCGGGCTGTCGATGTTCCCCCAGCTGTTCATGCTCGGGGACGTCGACGTCGACTGGGACATGCCGCCCGGGCACCTGCTCCGGTGGGTGCGGATCGAGGAGGGCGGGGACTTCACCGGCATGCTGGTGTGCGTCCCGCTCAAGGGGCGCAACCGGTACCGGATCGCGACGCTGGCGCCGGAGCGGCTCCAGAAGACGATCGGCAGCGGCGTCGTCCCGCCGGGGTTCTGGAAGGAGTACGACCCGCCGGGCCTGGAGGACCTCCAGGCCGTGATCGACGACCTGGGGCCGGCCGGGACGACGGCGAGCAACCTGCGGTGGGCGTCGATCTTCCGGATCAAGCACGGCATCGTCGACCGCTACCGCGTCGGCCGGGTGTTCGTGGCCGGGGACGCCGCGCACCTCCACCCGCCGGCGGGCGGGCAGGGCATGAACACCGGCATCCAGGACGCCTGGAACCTGTCCTGGAAGCTGGCGCTCGCCGTGCGCGGCGCCGCGTCGCCGTCGCTGCTGGACAGCTACGAGGCGGAGCGGCGGCCGGCGGGCAAGGCGATCGTCGACCGGGCCGTGGCCATCGCGTTCACCGACGAGATGGACATGGAGGACGAGAAGGCGCAGTTCCTGCTCGAGATGCAGATGACCATGAACTACGCCGGCAGCCCGCTCGTCGGCGAGGTCACCGGTCTCGACGGGTTCAGCGGCGGGCCCGCGCCCGGCTACCGGGCACCGGACGTCCTCGGCCTGCGGCGCTTCGGCGTGCAGCACGACGTGCGGCTGTTCGACCTGACGCACGGCACGCACACGACGCTGCTGCTCACCGCCGACGCGACCACGCCGAAGTCGCAGATCATGGAGATGGAGGCGCTGGCCTCCTCGATCCGGGAGGCGACCGGCGGGCAGGTGCACCCGTACCTGATCGCCTGCGCCGCGGCGAAGGTGCCGCCGCTGGTCGACCTGCCGGTGCTGCGCGACTGCCACGGGGCGTTCGCCGCGGCCTACGGGCTGGGCGGGGAGACCGGCTCGGCAGCGTACGTCGTGCGGCCCGACGGGCACGTCGGGTTCCGCACCCGCCCGGTGACCGAGAGCGCGCTGCGCGCCCACCTCGCTGGGGTGTTCGCTTCCTGA
- a CDS encoding cupin domain-containing protein, which produces MTTIQHAAPAVRSGPTVHRADTAPNRRRGGDIRVLLSPTSVGATAGFMGTLTLEPGEVVTEHWHPYSEEYLYCVSGEVSVRLDGEERRLPAEAAVHIPIGVRHRIVNDGPTTAFFVFMCGPLAPRPELGHVDTEPAPGPNGAR; this is translated from the coding sequence ATGACGACGATCCAGCACGCCGCGCCGGCGGTCCGCTCCGGCCCGACGGTGCACCGGGCCGACACCGCGCCCAACCGCCGCCGCGGCGGGGACATCCGCGTCCTGCTGTCGCCCACGAGCGTGGGCGCCACGGCCGGGTTCATGGGCACGCTGACCCTCGAGCCGGGCGAGGTCGTGACCGAGCACTGGCACCCCTACTCGGAGGAGTACCTCTACTGCGTCTCCGGCGAGGTGTCGGTGCGGCTGGACGGCGAGGAGCGCCGGCTGCCGGCCGAGGCGGCGGTGCACATCCCGATCGGGGTGCGGCACCGCATCGTCAACGACGGCCCGACGACGGCGTTCTTCGTGTTCATGTGCGGCCCGCTGGCCCCGCGGCCGGAGCTCGGCCACGTGGACACCGAGCCCGCGCCGGGCCCGAACGGCGCTCGGTGA
- a CDS encoding beta-ketoacyl-[acyl-carrier-protein] synthase family protein: MSAEGRRVVVTGIGVLAPGSIGREGFWDMITAGRTATRRITFFDPARFRSQVAAEVDFDPRALGLTANEVFRNDRFVQMAMIAADEAVADSGLTFGAGGAADAPDPDRVAITLGTAVGATMRLENEYVQVSDSGTHWLVDPRYATNFLHQALVPSCGATELAIRFGAHGPATVVSTGCTSGIDAIGYGSQLIEDGDADVVIAGASDAPISPISMACFDTIRATTANNADPEHASKPFDARRDGFVMGEGAAILVLEELEHARARDAEIYCEVSGYANRCNAFHMTGLKPDGTEMAEAIRLALGQGRVDPDEVGYVNAHGSGTKQNDRHETAAVKRSLGDTARRVTMSSIKSMIGHSLGAIGSIEVAATALAVQRGLVPPTANYEVPDPECDLDYVPNVAREQKVDVAISVGSGFGGFQSAIVLAHPTRRMP, from the coding sequence GTGAGCGCGGAGGGGCGCCGGGTCGTCGTCACCGGGATCGGCGTGCTCGCTCCCGGCTCGATCGGCCGGGAGGGCTTCTGGGACATGATCACGGCCGGCCGGACGGCGACGCGCCGGATCACGTTCTTCGACCCGGCCCGCTTCCGCTCGCAGGTCGCCGCGGAGGTGGACTTCGACCCGCGCGCGCTCGGGCTGACCGCGAACGAGGTGTTCCGCAACGACCGCTTCGTGCAGATGGCGATGATCGCCGCCGACGAGGCGGTCGCCGACAGCGGGCTGACGTTCGGGGCCGGCGGGGCGGCCGACGCCCCCGACCCCGACCGGGTGGCCATCACGCTGGGCACCGCGGTCGGCGCGACGATGCGGCTGGAGAACGAGTACGTGCAGGTCAGCGACTCCGGCACGCACTGGCTGGTCGACCCGCGCTACGCGACGAACTTCCTGCACCAGGCGCTGGTGCCCAGCTGCGGGGCGACCGAGCTGGCGATCCGGTTCGGCGCGCACGGCCCGGCGACGGTGGTCTCGACCGGCTGCACCTCCGGCATCGACGCCATCGGGTACGGCAGCCAGCTGATCGAGGACGGCGACGCCGACGTGGTGATCGCAGGGGCCAGCGACGCCCCGATCTCGCCGATCTCGATGGCCTGCTTCGACACGATCCGGGCGACCACCGCCAACAACGCCGATCCGGAACACGCCTCCAAGCCCTTCGACGCGCGCCGCGACGGGTTCGTCATGGGCGAGGGCGCGGCGATCCTGGTGCTGGAGGAGCTCGAGCACGCCCGCGCCCGGGACGCGGAGATCTACTGCGAGGTCAGCGGCTACGCCAACCGCTGCAACGCCTTCCACATGACCGGGCTCAAGCCGGACGGCACCGAGATGGCCGAGGCGATCCGGCTGGCGCTGGGGCAGGGCCGGGTCGACCCCGACGAGGTCGGCTACGTCAACGCGCACGGCTCGGGGACGAAGCAGAACGACCGGCACGAGACCGCCGCGGTCAAGCGCAGCCTCGGGGACACCGCGCGCCGGGTGACGATGAGCTCGATCAAGTCGATGATCGGGCACTCGCTCGGAGCGATCGGGTCGATCGAGGTCGCCGCCACGGCGCTGGCCGTGCAGCGCGGCCTCGTCCCCCCGACGGCGAACTACGAGGTGCCCGACCCCGAGTGCGACCTCGACTACGTGCCCAACGTGGCGCGCGAGCAGAAGGTCGACGTCGCGATCTCGGTGGGCAGCGGGTTCGGCGGGTTCCAGTCGGCGATCGTGCTGGCCCACCCCACGCGGCGGATGCCGTGA
- a CDS encoding alpha/beta fold hydrolase yields MISRTGISCATGGSGDDLLLLLHGLGATGAVWERLLPLVHGRWVAPDLRGHGRSLAAPPYGYAVHAADMAELVTELGAGRVTVLAHSFGGVVGALLGSGEFGVDVDRVVAVGTKLEWTGEEESGARALADRPGKVFATRDEAAARHLALAGLRGLASPGDEVALAGVREVEGGWTVALDNRVFSAVGPSVTGILRRCLAPLHLAAGDGDAMVSLPAMQRIDPTARLIPGAGHNAHWESPAAVWSLMG; encoded by the coding sequence GTGATCTCCAGGACCGGCATCTCCTGCGCCACCGGCGGCTCGGGAGACGACCTGCTGCTGCTCCTGCACGGGCTCGGGGCGACCGGCGCCGTGTGGGAGCGGCTGCTCCCGCTCGTCCACGGCCGCTGGGTCGCGCCCGATCTCCGGGGCCACGGCCGCTCGCTCGCCGCACCTCCCTACGGCTACGCGGTGCACGCCGCCGACATGGCCGAGCTCGTCACGGAGCTCGGCGCGGGCAGGGTGACGGTGCTCGCCCACTCCTTCGGCGGGGTCGTCGGGGCCCTGCTGGGCAGCGGTGAGTTCGGGGTCGACGTCGACCGGGTCGTCGCCGTCGGGACCAAGCTCGAGTGGACAGGGGAGGAGGAGTCCGGGGCCCGCGCGCTCGCCGACCGGCCCGGGAAGGTGTTCGCCACCAGGGACGAGGCGGCAGCCCGGCACCTGGCCCTCGCGGGCCTGCGCGGTCTGGCGTCACCCGGCGACGAGGTGGCCCTGGCGGGCGTGCGCGAGGTCGAGGGCGGCTGGACCGTCGCCCTGGACAACCGGGTGTTCTCCGCCGTCGGGCCGTCGGTGACCGGCATCCTGCGGCGGTGCCTCGCCCCGCTGCACCTGGCGGCTGGCGACGGCGACGCCATGGTGTCCCTGCCGGCGATGCAGCGGATCGACCCCACGGCGCGGCTGATCCCCGGGGCGGGGCACAACGCCCACTGGGAGAGCCCGGCCGCCGTGTGGTCCTTGATGGGTTAG
- a CDS encoding SRPBCC family protein codes for MSTVEQQETVGHTDNSILIDAGIDHVWRMTNDLEAWPDLFTEYAEVEILAQTGPTYRFRLKMHPDESGRVWSWVSERTLDEAAHEVVARRVEPGPFEFMNIRWTYTPEGTGTRMRWVQDFHMRPEAPIDTAGMTRRIDANSKVQMAVIRDKVEAAARVKEPGT; via the coding sequence ATGAGCACCGTCGAGCAGCAGGAAACGGTCGGCCACACCGACAACTCGATCCTCATCGACGCCGGCATCGACCACGTCTGGCGGATGACCAACGACCTCGAGGCGTGGCCGGACCTGTTCACCGAGTACGCCGAGGTGGAGATCCTCGCGCAGACCGGCCCGACCTACCGGTTCCGGCTGAAGATGCACCCCGACGAGAGCGGCCGGGTCTGGAGCTGGGTGTCCGAGCGCACCCTCGACGAGGCCGCGCACGAGGTCGTGGCCCGCCGGGTGGAGCCCGGCCCCTTCGAGTTCATGAACATCCGCTGGACCTACACGCCGGAAGGCACCGGCACCCGGATGCGCTGGGTGCAGGACTTCCACATGCGGCCCGAGGCGCCGATCGACACCGCCGGCATGACGCGGCGGATCGACGCCAACAGCAAGGTCCAGATGGCCGTCATCCGCGACAAGGTCGAGGCGGCGGCCCGCGTCAAGGAGCCGGGGACGTGA
- a CDS encoding beta-ketoacyl synthase N-terminal-like domain-containing protein, producing the protein MSGLLVTGLGVVAPTGIGAEAHWAALLDERPAIGPITGFDAERYGVTLAAQIRDFDPGEHVSTQLMVQTDRWTWTSLAAATLAAADAGYQAPEDAYATSVFLASGSGGNEFSQHEIQGLWAKGPKSVGAYQSIAWFYAASTGQISIRDGYKGPSGVVVSEGAGGLDSIGWARRVARRGTPAVLVGGTEAGICPYALLCQATSGRLSTATRPEEAYRPFDRRADGHVIGEGGAILLVEEPSAARARGAEKVYGEVAGYGATHDAYHSEDPAPDATQYARAIRLSLADAGVGPDDVDLVVADAAGTPELDALELQAFAAVFGDRTTPVPVTAPSSWTGRLMAGGSALNVATALLAMRDGIVPGIAFLDDPVDAPGVDLVRHPRVQDVSTVVVVARGFGGFNSSIVLRRYAGGMS; encoded by the coding sequence GTGAGCGGGCTGCTGGTCACCGGGCTCGGCGTCGTCGCCCCCACGGGGATCGGAGCCGAGGCGCACTGGGCCGCGCTGCTCGACGAGCGACCGGCGATCGGGCCGATCACCGGCTTCGACGCGGAGCGGTACGGGGTGACGCTGGCCGCCCAGATCCGCGACTTCGACCCCGGCGAGCACGTCTCGACCCAGCTGATGGTGCAGACCGACCGGTGGACGTGGACGTCGCTGGCCGCGGCGACGCTGGCCGCGGCCGACGCCGGCTACCAGGCCCCGGAGGACGCCTACGCCACCTCGGTGTTCCTGGCCTCGGGCTCGGGGGGCAACGAGTTCAGCCAGCACGAGATCCAGGGGCTGTGGGCGAAGGGGCCCAAGTCGGTCGGCGCGTACCAGTCGATCGCCTGGTTCTACGCCGCCAGCACCGGCCAGATCTCGATCCGCGACGGCTACAAGGGACCCAGCGGCGTCGTCGTCTCGGAGGGCGCCGGCGGGCTGGACAGCATCGGCTGGGCCCGCCGCGTCGCCCGCCGGGGCACCCCGGCGGTGCTCGTGGGGGGCACCGAGGCCGGCATCTGCCCGTACGCCCTGCTCTGCCAGGCGACCAGCGGCCGGCTGTCGACGGCGACCCGCCCCGAGGAGGCCTACCGGCCGTTCGACCGCCGGGCCGACGGGCACGTGATCGGCGAGGGCGGCGCGATCCTGCTGGTCGAGGAGCCCTCGGCCGCGCGGGCACGGGGCGCGGAGAAGGTGTACGGCGAGGTCGCCGGCTACGGCGCCACCCACGACGCCTACCACTCCGAGGACCCGGCGCCGGACGCGACGCAGTACGCGCGGGCGATCCGGCTGTCGCTGGCCGACGCCGGGGTCGGCCCGGACGACGTCGACCTGGTGGTGGCCGACGCCGCCGGCACGCCCGAGCTCGACGCGCTCGAGCTGCAGGCGTTCGCCGCGGTGTTCGGCGACCGGACGACGCCGGTGCCGGTGACCGCTCCGTCGTCCTGGACCGGGCGGCTGATGGCCGGCGGCTCGGCGCTGAACGTGGCCACCGCCCTGCTGGCGATGCGGGACGGGATCGTGCCCGGCATCGCGTTCCTCGACGACCCGGTCGACGCCCCGGGCGTGGACCTCGTGCGCCATCCGCGCGTGCAGGACGTGTCGACGGTGGTGGTCGTCGCCCGGGGGTTCGGCGGCTTCAACAGCAGCATCGTGCTGCGGCGCTACGCAGGGGGGATGTCATGA
- a CDS encoding ABC transporter ATP-binding protein, whose amino-acid sequence MIKVSGLTKQYGNRTVVDDVSFALEPGTVTGFLGPNGAGKTTTMRVMTGLVPATSGTATVDGRPYAELPNPGAVVGTLIDASAVHPGRSGRTHLRLMADTIGVPSSRVDEALELVGLADAARRRVGGYSLGMRQRLGIAGALLPDPPVLIFDEPANGLDPEGIRWMRDLLRGHAARGGTVLLSSHLLGEVEHTVDRLLVIGSGRIVADGPVAELLGSEGTSVRAADVAGLARALEGARFHVQHGADGALVVEGAEPSAVGAVAAAAGIALTDLRPLQRGLEDLFFQLTAVAS is encoded by the coding sequence ATGATCAAGGTCAGCGGACTCACCAAGCAGTACGGCAACCGGACCGTCGTCGACGACGTGTCCTTCGCCCTGGAGCCGGGCACGGTGACCGGTTTCCTCGGCCCGAACGGCGCCGGCAAGACGACGACGATGCGGGTGATGACCGGGCTGGTGCCGGCGACGTCCGGGACCGCGACCGTCGACGGCCGGCCCTACGCGGAGCTCCCGAACCCGGGCGCCGTCGTCGGCACCCTGATCGACGCCTCCGCGGTGCACCCCGGCCGGTCCGGGCGGACGCACCTGCGGTTGATGGCCGACACGATCGGCGTCCCGTCGTCCCGGGTCGACGAGGCGCTCGAGCTGGTCGGGCTCGCCGACGCGGCCCGGCGCCGGGTCGGCGGCTACTCCCTCGGCATGCGGCAGCGGCTCGGCATCGCCGGCGCGCTGCTGCCCGACCCGCCGGTGCTGATCTTCGACGAGCCGGCCAACGGCCTGGACCCCGAGGGCATCCGGTGGATGCGCGACCTGCTCCGCGGGCACGCGGCGCGCGGCGGCACGGTGTTGCTGTCGTCGCACCTGCTCGGCGAGGTCGAGCACACCGTCGACCGGCTGCTGGTCATCGGCTCCGGCCGGATCGTCGCCGACGGCCCGGTCGCCGAGCTGCTCGGCTCCGAGGGGACGTCGGTGCGGGCCGCCGACGTCGCCGGCCTGGCCCGCGCGCTCGAGGGCGCGAGGTTCCACGTGCAACACGGCGCGGACGGCGCGCTGGTCGTCGAGGGTGCCGAGCCCTCCGCCGTCGGGGCCGTCGCGGCCGCCGCCGGGATCGCGCTGACCGACCTGCGGCCGCTGCAGCGCGGCCTGGAGGACCTCTTCTTCCAGCTCACGGCGGTGGCGTCATGA
- a CDS encoding sensor histidine kinase — translation MEIRARLFPGFRTRSIWFDGVVALLGTSTIAVGVLTPDADLLLPDAVLIALGVLQALALFLFRRRAPLVPFVLSAVLAAASTALTAGLLLTAYAVGRYVGRWPLRIAAGVVGAVAVAQPWSIGTVDGAVSGLGGILLAIVLPGALGIWQRTRALLLAALRDRAERAEAERELLARDAVLTERTRIAREMHDAVGHRVSLMVLQAGAIEMAAGDRDRVEQLADQVQTAGRQALDELRQMVGVLRAGEVDDAAPLGPQPGLSDLPRLVEQSREAGMHVELSGCADAPIDDVVGRAAYRIVQEALTNAGKHAPGAPVTVVVDRPATALEIRVVNGPSAGPLRTPPSGGFGLVGLGERVRTLGGTLTAEPRLDGGFAVEAVLPT, via the coding sequence ATGGAGATCCGGGCGCGCCTGTTCCCGGGCTTCCGCACGCGCTCGATCTGGTTCGACGGCGTCGTCGCCCTGCTCGGCACGAGCACCATCGCCGTCGGCGTCCTCACCCCCGACGCCGACCTGCTGCTGCCCGACGCCGTCCTGATCGCGCTCGGCGTGCTGCAGGCGCTCGCGCTCTTCCTCTTCCGCCGCCGGGCGCCGCTGGTGCCGTTCGTGCTCAGCGCCGTCCTGGCCGCGGCGTCCACGGCCCTGACCGCCGGGCTGCTGCTCACCGCCTACGCCGTCGGCCGCTACGTCGGCCGCTGGCCGCTGCGGATCGCCGCCGGCGTGGTCGGCGCGGTGGCGGTGGCCCAGCCGTGGTCCATCGGGACGGTGGACGGGGCCGTGAGCGGGCTCGGCGGAATCCTGCTGGCCATCGTGCTGCCCGGCGCGCTGGGCATCTGGCAGCGCACCCGCGCCCTGCTGCTCGCCGCGCTGCGGGACCGCGCCGAGCGGGCCGAGGCCGAGCGGGAGCTGCTGGCGCGCGACGCCGTCCTCACCGAGCGGACCCGCATCGCCCGCGAGATGCACGACGCCGTCGGGCACCGGGTGAGCCTCATGGTGCTGCAGGCCGGTGCGATCGAGATGGCCGCCGGCGACCGCGACCGCGTCGAGCAGCTGGCCGACCAGGTGCAGACCGCCGGACGGCAGGCGCTCGACGAGCTGCGGCAGATGGTCGGCGTGCTGCGCGCCGGCGAGGTGGACGACGCGGCGCCGCTCGGCCCGCAGCCCGGGTTGTCGGACCTGCCGCGGCTGGTCGAGCAGTCCCGGGAGGCCGGGATGCACGTCGAGCTCAGCGGCTGCGCCGACGCCCCGATCGACGACGTCGTCGGCCGGGCCGCCTACCGGATCGTGCAGGAGGCGCTGACCAACGCCGGCAAGCACGCCCCCGGTGCGCCGGTCACCGTGGTCGTCGACCGGCCGGCGACGGCGCTGGAGATCCGGGTGGTCAACGGCCCGTCCGCCGGGCCGCTGCGCACGCCCCCCAGCGGCGGCTTCGGCCTGGTGGGGTTGGGTGAGCGGGTGCGCACGCTGGGCGGGACCCTGACCGCCGAACCCCGGTTGGACGGCGGGTTCGCCGTCGAGGCGGTGCTGCCGACGTGA
- a CDS encoding ACP S-malonyltransferase produces the protein MTGPGRSEAVAVVLPGESGAIAGLAGPWRFDEPAAAVLAEASEVIGRDLADWWCDPLAMADPVAADLEVVVTGVAAVRSLAALGLRPHVLAGHGVGEYGALVAAGALRLDQVVELVHWRADLLNLSPRPSFAGMAAVIGAGAESVARMLVAESGSSGTLTIACIDGPRQIVLAGTREELTRARRAVAVAGLDMVRLPGRAACHGPLVAPVVPHLSTALARLDWSEPDVAVLPNADPTPTRDPERLATCLQAHLTSPVQWQATSQALVDSGATAVLEIGSVPVLGPLIRQVHPTLPVALVSGPHLPFPVDLPEPALASPVPTRGET, from the coding sequence GTGACCGGGCCGGGTCGCTCCGAGGCCGTCGCCGTCGTCCTGCCCGGCGAGAGCGGCGCGATCGCCGGGCTGGCCGGGCCGTGGCGGTTCGACGAGCCGGCGGCCGCCGTCCTGGCCGAGGCGTCCGAGGTCATCGGCCGGGACCTGGCCGACTGGTGGTGCGACCCGCTCGCCATGGCCGATCCCGTTGCTGCCGACCTCGAGGTGGTGGTGACGGGGGTGGCCGCCGTCCGCAGCCTCGCCGCGCTCGGGCTGCGCCCGCACGTCCTGGCCGGGCACGGAGTCGGTGAGTACGGCGCGCTGGTCGCGGCGGGCGCGCTCCGGCTGGACCAGGTGGTCGAGCTGGTCCACTGGCGCGCCGACCTGCTGAACCTGTCGCCTCGGCCGTCCTTCGCCGGGATGGCGGCGGTGATCGGCGCCGGCGCCGAGAGCGTCGCCCGGATGCTGGTCGCCGAGTCCGGCAGCTCCGGCACGCTCACCATCGCCTGCATCGACGGCCCCCGGCAGATCGTGCTCGCCGGCACCCGCGAGGAGCTGACCCGCGCCCGGCGCGCGGTGGCCGTCGCGGGGCTGGACATGGTGCGCCTGCCCGGCCGCGCCGCGTGCCACGGCCCGCTCGTGGCGCCCGTCGTCCCGCACCTGTCCACCGCCCTGGCGCGGCTGGACTGGTCCGAGCCCGACGTCGCGGTGCTGCCCAACGCCGATCCGACGCCGACGCGGGACCCCGAACGGCTGGCCACCTGCCTGCAGGCGCACCTCACCTCGCCCGTGCAGTGGCAGGCGACCTCGCAGGCGCTGGTCGACAGCGGCGCCACCGCCGTTCTCGAGATCGGCAGCGTCCCGGTGCTGGGCCCGCTGATCCGGCAGGTCCACCCGACCCTGCCGGTGGCGCTCGTCTCCGGGCCGCACCTCCCCTTCCCCGTCGACCTGCCCGAACCCGCCCTGGCGAGCCCGGTCCCCACCCGAGGAGAGACATGA
- a CDS encoding response regulator transcription factor has translation MIRVLLVDDEELVRFGLRTVLEAAGDFEVVGEAGDGAAGVKAARELRPDVVLTDIRMPGMDGLTATQQILALPDPPQVAVLTTFHVDEYVYAALAAGAAGFLLKDTPPRGIAAAVRAVADGTATLSPKVTAALIDSYVDRRAAPRRAEAQRRIADLSDREREVLVLLGSGESNAELARTLYVSEATVKTYVSRLLTKLDLANRTQAAILAHEAGLLES, from the coding sequence GTGATCCGGGTGCTCTTGGTGGACGACGAGGAGCTGGTGCGCTTCGGGCTGCGCACCGTGCTCGAGGCGGCCGGGGACTTCGAGGTCGTCGGCGAGGCCGGGGACGGCGCGGCCGGGGTGAAGGCGGCCCGCGAGCTGCGGCCGGACGTCGTCCTCACCGACATCCGCATGCCCGGCATGGACGGGCTGACCGCCACCCAGCAGATCCTCGCGCTGCCGGACCCGCCGCAGGTCGCCGTCCTGACCACCTTCCACGTCGACGAGTACGTGTACGCGGCCCTGGCCGCGGGCGCCGCCGGCTTCCTGCTCAAGGACACCCCGCCCCGGGGGATCGCCGCCGCGGTGCGGGCCGTCGCCGACGGGACGGCGACGCTCTCCCCCAAGGTCACCGCGGCGCTCATCGACTCCTACGTCGACCGCCGCGCCGCCCCGCGCAGGGCCGAGGCGCAGCGGCGGATCGCCGACCTGTCCGACCGCGAGCGCGAGGTGCTCGTGCTCCTGGGCAGCGGCGAGTCCAACGCCGAGCTGGCCCGCACGCTGTACGTCAGCGAGGCGACGGTGAAGACCTACGTCTCCCGCCTGCTCACCAAGCTCGACCTGGCCAACCGCACGCAGGCCGCGATCCTCGCCCACGAGGCCGGGCTGCTGGAGAGCTAA